TTTGAAAGATCATCATAAACAACTAATACGTGTTTACCGTTGTACATGAACTCTTCTGCCATTGATACTCCAGCATATGGAGCTAAGAATAACAGTGGAGCTGGCTGCGATGCAGCTGCTGTTACAACAATTGTATAATCAAGTGCACCGTATTTACGAAGTGTTTCAACCGCACCACGAACTGTTGATTCTTTTTGGCCGATTGCCACATAAATACAGATCATGTTTTGACCCTTTTGGTTCAAAATAGTATCAATCGCAACAGATGTTTTACCTGTTTGGCGGTCACCAATGATTAACTCACGTTGTCCGCGTCCGATTGGTACAAGGGCGTCAATCGCTTTAATACCTGTTTGAAGTGGCTCGTGAACGGATTTACGATCCATTACACCAGGAGCTGTAGCTTCAATAGGACGAGTTTTTGTTGTGTTGATTGGTCCTAAACCATCGACTGGTTGGCCAAGTGGATTTACGACACGACCGATCAATTCTTCGCCTACAGGAACCTCCATGATACGGCCTGTACGACGAACTTCATCACCTTCACGAATTTCTGTATAAGGTCCTAGGATTATAATACCGACGTTGTTTTCTTCAAGGTTTTGCGCCATACCCATAACGCCATTTGAAAATTCAACAAGCTCTCCAGCCATGACATTGTCGAGGCCATGAGCACGAGCGATACCGTCACCAATCTGGATAACCGTACCTACATCACTCACTTGAATTTCCGCCTGATAGTTTTCAATTTGCTTTTTTATCAGCGCACTAATTTCTTCAGCTTTGATGCTCACGAGTTACACCCCTATCTACGAATCTTCTTAGCTTAACAATTTACGTTCAAGACGGTCTAGCTTACCGCGTAGTGATCCGTCATATATTCGATTTCCAATTCTTAGCTTAATACCACCAAGTAGATTGGAATCAACAATATTTTCAATTCGAAGCGATTTTTTCCCTACTTTTTCTGCAAATGTAGAAGACAATCCTTCTTTTTCGGAATCAGTTAAAGGACGTATGCTATAAACCTTAGCCTCAGCTATCCCTCTTTCATCATTCGCAAGTTCAAAAAATCCATCCGCCACTTCAACAATTTGATCTTCGCGATGGCGGTCGATCAATAACATCAGTGTATTTAATACAAATGGATTTACAGTTGAAAAAGCTTCTTTTAAAAGCACTTTTTTGTTTTTGTTTGTAAATTTTGGAGACTTTAGTACTGCTGTTAAATCTGCATTATAAAACAGCACTTCTTTTATGACGCGAAGCTCCTCTTCCACTTTGTCAAGAAGCTGAATATCCTTCACGATTCGGAAAAGTGCTAATGAGTACCGTTTCGCTACCGTCGAGACCGTCATTGCTTTTCTCCTGCCTCATGTATATATTCGTTGATAAGCTTGTCTTGATCTTCGGCACTTAATTCTTTTTCAATAACTTTAGAAGCAATTAAGACAGACAAGGATGCAACTTGCTCACGAATGGCAGCAACTGCTTTCTCTTTCTGCTGATCAATTTCAAGCTTGGCAGCTTCTTTAATCCGTTCAGCTTCAGAACGAGCTAACACAATAATTTCATCGCGTTGTATGTCACCTTGTTTTCTTGCGTTTTCAATTAAGCCCTGTGCATCTTTTCGAGCTTCTTTTAAAAGGTTTCTTTGTTCTTCTAGTATTTTTTTAGCTTCAAGACGGCTATTTTCTGCCGCATTGATTTCATTTGCAATATGCTCTTCACGAGTTGTCATAATGCCCATTAAAGGACCCCACGCGAATTTTTTAAGCAATGCTAACAAAACGATAAAAACAAGTAATTGGAAGATGATGTCTCCACCATTAAACTGGACGCCTTCAACGGCACCCAATACAAGATTGCTTGCTAACACCACGAGTTCACTCCCTTCAAGAGACGTTCACTTTGAAAAAACACGATCTGATTTCCACATAAATCAATGGCGAAGGTTTACACATTCCTCTTCGCCATCCTAGATTTTTCGCTTCATTTTAACGGCCTAATACCATGAACGCAATAACTACGCCGATAATTGGCAAGGCTTCAACTAACGCAACACCGATAAACATTGTTGTTTGTAATAAACCGCGAGCTTCTGGCTGACGGGCAATTCCTTCCACCGTACGACCAACAATAAGACCGTTACCAATACCTGCGCCTACTGCTGCTAGACCAATTGCAATTGCTGCTGCTATAAGATTCATTTTAAAGTTCCTCCTTAAAATTGTATAAATAAATTATTATATCCTACTGCTCATTGAGAATAGATTATATTAATGGTCATGACTCACTTTATGTGCCATGTAAACCATTGTTAGCATGGTGAAGATATAAGCCTGGATTGTGCCTACAAAAATTGAGAACCCTTGCCATACTAAGGTTAATGGTACTGCTGCAATAGTACCGATCACCCCGTTGTGTGCCAAACCTCCTGCTAATAGTGCAAGTAGTAATTCACCGGCATAGATGTTACCATATAGCCGCAGACCGAGCGTCAATGTATTAGCAAATTCTTCAATAATTTTTAACGGAAATAGGAATGCCATTGGACTGAAAAAACCTTTTGCATATCCTTTTGCTCCCTTTAGCTTTAAACCATAGAAATGGGAAAGCACCACAACCATTACTGATAATGTCAACGTAATAATAGGATCTGCCGTTGGTGATTTCCACCATAATTTTTCATTAATAACGACTGAAAATGGAAGTCCTATCATATTGGAAACAAAGATATAAAATATCAATGTAATCCCCAGAATATGAAATCTTCCACCTTCCTTCCAATCCATTGTACTATTGATAATGCCCTTAACAAAGTCCATTACCCATTCGAAGAAATTTTGAATTCCGGTTGGCTTCATTTCAAGCTTTCGGGTGGCAAGGATTGCAATGATAAAAACAATGACACTCGCAATCGTAATCATCAAGATGTTTGCTAAATTGAAATAAAGGCCCATGAATTTTACCACAGGAGCTTCATGATGCATATAAACTCACCTCGCTTCCCATTTTTATTTATTTTTATAAAAAAAGTGAAAAAGATAATCTATCATAATGACTAGATAAGAAGTCATTAATCCCAATGCAACACAAACAATACTGAAATACTCTGGGTATTTTAATGCTATGATTGCTGCAATTGCAGCGGTAGCCATCCTTGATAAGGACCCCAGTGAGCGAACCTTTTTGCCTTTTGAAATAGCCTTGTCAAAACTCTTCATCTTCCTTATCAAAAACCAGAGATTAAGGAAACTAAAGCAAGTTCCAAGACTCAACCCTAAAAAGATAGTTTGATAAGAAGTAAAGCCCCAGCCAAGAACATAAATAGACAATAAATAAAGCGTCCATTTCCGCTGCCTATTGTACATTTCTATAAATTCTGGCATAGTATTTTTAATCTCCTGAATAAAAGTGGCGGATCGAAAGAAGCATGGAATAAATTCCTGCCGCTAATCCAATAAACAATCCGATTATTAAGAAAATTGGCTCCGAATCCCAGCGACGATCCAACCATCTACCTGAAAAAATACCTATGATAATGGATCCTACTAACTGTGAGAGGATGGCGGACATTAGGGCCATTGCTTGAAATGGATTGCGGTTGTTTTGACGCATTTTTTTAACATCCCCACATAAGAGTATGAGAGTACGTAAGAGGTTTTTACCTATATTCTTTATTAGTAAGTGTATTATAGTAAAAAATAATATAGATAGTATGAAAACCTTATCATTTTTTACCCTTTGTTAGCATACAATAGGGAAATGTCAATGTCAATGCATTCATGTGAAATATATTCACAAACTTTACACTTGATTTTTTTCTATTTATATACTAATTTTATTGAATAATTTTGTAGAAAAAGATCAGTACTTGTTTGCTTATTCCTCCGTTTTTACAATCGTGATTTCTGTTTCGATAAAATCTTCCTTTTTGGCCTTTTTTGCAAAAACTTTGGCTATATATATCCCTTCTGCTGGAAGCTGTTCAACAGCAATTTCTTTACGAACCATTCCTTTTCGCAAATTCCTTCCGGTATCCAAAAACCCAACAAAACGGTAATCTTCTTTTTTAAATAATGCAATTCCAAACTCGTCGGCCCCTCCAGGTAAATAAACCTCATATCTATATGTGCCAGGCTTATCACCCTTCCCTATATCAAAACCCATGACTCTTGGGTAGTCTGGCTCTTCTAAAACATAAATATACGGGATTTGGATGGTATCTGTCCCTGTTGTTAAAGACAAGTAGCCGTCTTGGATTTTCTTCTTAAAAAAACTAGGCTCAACGGTGAGTTCGATTTCTATCTCGCGCTTTTGTCCGGGCATCAGTGTAAAGGTGAATGGCAGCTTCCACCTTAGACCCTCAGCTTGTTCCGGGATTTTAAAGGAATAACGCATTATTTTGCTGCTTGTATTTTCAACATTTACATAAGCGCTATGCCTGTCTTTTCGATCTGCCAATTGGAACTTTCCAAATTGAATAGAACTCGGCGTGACAAGTGAACTTGCATTCACCGCATTTGTTATTTGAATCCTTCCAGCTCCTTGTTCATACGTATGGTAGAGTGTGCTCTCCTTTTTAACGAGAGGTTTTGCCGTGTTCATAATGGCCGCTTTAATTTGCAACGGTGTCCAATTGGGATGTGCTTGTTTTATAAGCGCACATGCCCCGGCAATATGTGGAGCAGCCATACTTGTGCCTTGTAGCGATAAATAGCCGCCCGGGATGGTTGATTGAATGGCCACACCAGGTGCAACAATATCCGGCTTAATTTCCCACGAACCCGTAACTGGTCCCCTTGAGCTAAAGTCGGCAAGCTGGTCTTTTTCTTCTAAGGTAGTAATTCGGGCCGTTAGTGTTCCTTTCCCTTTTAAAAATTCCCCCTCCGTTTTTGATAAGGATCCAACAGGAATCGATAGTTGCTTCTCAAGGTTACCCATGAATCTTCCACTTGTATTGTTGTAAATTAGGACGGCTTTTGCTCCTGCATCATAAGCATTTTTGGCTTTCTCAGTAAACGTTAAACCCCCTCTTTTGATTAGAGCTATTTTCCCGAATACATTCTTTAGATCCTCCTTTTTCCCAATTCCTCCTTCTACAAGGTCAACTGAACGGTCAAAGTCAAATTTACCTGAGCCAGTCATAGGCTCAATCCGAATTTTTTCTTTAGTTCCTTCTATTAAAAAATAAGGTATCTCCATTATCGGTGTCGATGCCCCAACAGATATTGCTTTAGAAGCAGTCCCTGGTGATCCAACCGTCCACACATCAGGCCCTGCATTTCCCGAGGCTACAACAGCTACAATTCCTTTATCAACTGCTCGATTGAGCGCAAGACTAATCGGTAGATCTGGTCCATTAACATCATTACCAAGCGATAAATTAACCACATCGACTTTATCTTTAATGGCTTGTTCAATCGCTGCGAGAACTTGCTCCGTTGTCCCTGCCCCACCAGGTCCAAGTGCCCTATAGGCGATTATTTTCGCCTTAGGGGCAACACCTTGAATTTTACCATTTCCAGCTATAATTCCAGCAACATGGGTGCCATGAAGAGTAGCTTTGCCTGCGGATCCACGGGTTTCCATCGGATCAGTGTCACCATCGACAATATCCCTTCCGCCACCATAGCTTTTCCTGAGATCTGGATGTGTGTAATCAATCCCTGTATCAATCACTCCCACCTTTACCCCCTCGCCTGTTAACCGCCGATCCTTATGGTCAAAAAACATTCTGACTGCGTCACCGCCAATCATTCTAATATTTTCTTCTGATTCTGCTTGATAGGTGCTAACAGGTGAGACATTCACTATTTGATTGTTCTTTGTTAGCTTCTCGATTGTTTCGATATTCCCTTTAACAGAAAATCCGTAGACTGCCTCCTGAAAAATATGGCGGATCTGCAGTTCTGGGTACGGAGCGAGGAGATTTTTTATTTCTTGTTCGGAATGCGGTTTTTTCAGGATCACAATTGTAATGGATTCTTTCGGTATTGGTGGATTTGATAGAGTTGAGGTGGCTACAGTTGAAGTGGATAAAATGGTGGCGGAGGACTGGATGGGTAGCAAAAGTATTGTGGATAAAAGAATGATGAATTTTTTCATATTAGATTTCCCCTTTTGTTGTAGGATTTTCTATAGGAGGGGAAATTATGTATTTTGTTCCTCGTTTTGATCCTATTAAAGGAAGGTTCATAGTGGAGAGGTGGCTTTTGACAAGGAGGTTCCCGCACCGCCCACGGAAAGCGAAGTGCCTGGAGCGAAATATAACAGGCAAATTTAACCGAGCCATTTATTTAATAAGGCTCTTTTCTTAAACTTTGTTGCTAGTTGAAACTAAATTAGAATGGTATTCCAGTTTACCGATAAAAACCGTAGGAAGTTTTTAAGAAAAGAGCACGATACCATTGTTATTTCGGGTTTTTAGACTAGGTACGAAAAACAACAATCTATGCGAAAACAGCCTTTAAT
The Neobacillus sp. PS3-40 genome window above contains:
- a CDS encoding F0F1 ATP synthase subunit delta, whose translation is MTVSTVAKRYSLALFRIVKDIQLLDKVEEELRVIKEVLFYNADLTAVLKSPKFTNKNKKVLLKEAFSTVNPFVLNTLMLLIDRHREDQIVEVADGFFELANDERGIAEAKVYSIRPLTDSEKEGLSSTFAEKVGKKSLRIENIVDSNLLGGIKLRIGNRIYDGSLRGKLDRLERKLLS
- a CDS encoding S8 family serine peptidase codes for the protein MKKFIILLSTILLLPIQSSATILSTSTVATSTLSNPPIPKESITIVILKKPHSEQEIKNLLAPYPELQIRHIFQEAVYGFSVKGNIETIEKLTKNNQIVNVSPVSTYQAESEENIRMIGGDAVRMFFDHKDRRLTGEGVKVGVIDTGIDYTHPDLRKSYGGGRDIVDGDTDPMETRGSAGKATLHGTHVAGIIAGNGKIQGVAPKAKIIAYRALGPGGAGTTEQVLAAIEQAIKDKVDVVNLSLGNDVNGPDLPISLALNRAVDKGIVAVVASGNAGPDVWTVGSPGTASKAISVGASTPIMEIPYFLIEGTKEKIRIEPMTGSGKFDFDRSVDLVEGGIGKKEDLKNVFGKIALIKRGGLTFTEKAKNAYDAGAKAVLIYNNTSGRFMGNLEKQLSIPVGSLSKTEGEFLKGKGTLTARITTLEEKDQLADFSSRGPVTGSWEIKPDIVAPGVAIQSTIPGGYLSLQGTSMAAPHIAGACALIKQAHPNWTPLQIKAAIMNTAKPLVKKESTLYHTYEQGAGRIQITNAVNASSLVTPSSIQFGKFQLADRKDRHSAYVNVENTSSKIMRYSFKIPEQAEGLRWKLPFTFTLMPGQKREIEIELTVEPSFFKKKIQDGYLSLTTGTDTIQIPYIYVLEEPDYPRVMGFDIGKGDKPGTYRYEVYLPGGADEFGIALFKKEDYRFVGFLDTGRNLRKGMVRKEIAVEQLPAEGIYIAKVFAKKAKKEDFIETEITIVKTEE
- the atpB gene encoding F0F1 ATP synthase subunit A; translation: MHHEAPVVKFMGLYFNLANILMITIASVIVFIIAILATRKLEMKPTGIQNFFEWVMDFVKGIINSTMDWKEGGRFHILGITLIFYIFVSNMIGLPFSVVINEKLWWKSPTADPIITLTLSVMVVVLSHFYGLKLKGAKGYAKGFFSPMAFLFPLKIIEEFANTLTLGLRLYGNIYAGELLLALLAGGLAHNGVIGTIAAVPLTLVWQGFSIFVGTIQAYIFTMLTMVYMAHKVSHDH
- a CDS encoding ATP synthase subunit I; protein product: MPEFIEMYNRQRKWTLYLLSIYVLGWGFTSYQTIFLGLSLGTCFSFLNLWFLIRKMKSFDKAISKGKKVRSLGSLSRMATAAIAAIIALKYPEYFSIVCVALGLMTSYLVIMIDYLFHFFYKNK
- a CDS encoding AtpZ/AtpI family protein, encoding MRQNNRNPFQAMALMSAILSQLVGSIIIGIFSGRWLDRRWDSEPIFLIIGLFIGLAAGIYSMLLSIRHFYSGD
- a CDS encoding F0F1 ATP synthase subunit B — translated: MLASNLVLGAVEGVQFNGGDIIFQLLVFIVLLALLKKFAWGPLMGIMTTREEHIANEINAAENSRLEAKKILEEQRNLLKEARKDAQGLIENARKQGDIQRDEIIVLARSEAERIKEAAKLEIDQQKEKAVAAIREQVASLSVLIASKVIEKELSAEDQDKLINEYIHEAGEKQ
- the atpA gene encoding F0F1 ATP synthase subunit alpha, which gives rise to MSIKAEEISALIKKQIENYQAEIQVSDVGTVIQIGDGIARAHGLDNVMAGELVEFSNGVMGMAQNLEENNVGIIILGPYTEIREGDEVRRTGRIMEVPVGEELIGRVVNPLGQPVDGLGPINTTKTRPIEATAPGVMDRKSVHEPLQTGIKAIDALVPIGRGQRELIIGDRQTGKTSVAIDTILNQKGQNMICIYVAIGQKESTVRGAVETLRKYGALDYTIVVTAAASQPAPLLFLAPYAGVSMAEEFMYNGKHVLVVYDDLSKQAAAYRELSLLLRRPPGREAYPGDVFYLHSRLLERAAKLSDAKGAGSITALPFIETQAGDVSAYIPTNVISITDGQIFLQSDLFFSGVRPAINAGLSVSRVGGSAQIKAMKKVSGTLRLDLASYRELEAFSQFGSDLDKATQAKLGRGARTVEVLKQDLHKPLAVEKQVAILYALTRGFLDDIPVTDINRFESEYHTWLDHNRKELLDHIRTTKELPSDDDMAAAINAFKKTFAVSE
- the atpE gene encoding F0F1 ATP synthase subunit C; protein product: MNLIAAAIAIGLAAVGAGIGNGLIVGRTVEGIARQPEARGLLQTTMFIGVALVEALPIIGVVIAFMVLGR